aacagTAACTACAAcgtggcccgcaacaaaaatctatttgaCACCCTTCAATTTACAATTCCACTTTCAAAATActgtgtagtgtttttttttgttttttttaattaaacaaataatattaCAGCTTGTGACCTTAATTAGGGgaagtggtataaaaaaaatggagcccactgggcaagacactgaacccagagggcctggcagcgccttgtcTGGCAGCAGGCGTCCATTGATGtatgaaagaaaagaagaaattaaagaaagaaattaacattgcaaagaggaactatgcagcaaagttggaaaaacagtttagcgctaacaactctaaatcagtctggcatgcattccaattgctgacaaattacaagcgacgatcccccccaagctgagaacaatagcacactagccaacgacttgaacaccttctactgcagatttgaaaaggacacttttacaccccacacccacccagccgcaccaccgaccactatcactcCACCAACTTCTGCgctaaccatccgcgaacaggatgtgagacacatcttcaaacaacaaaagattaacaaagcggcaggcccagaccatgtgtccccatcctgcctcaaagtctgcgcggaccagctcgctccagtcttcacacaggtcttcaatagatctctggaactctGCGAactaccatcctgtttcaaacgctccaccatcattgcagtccccaagaaacctacaatctcgggtctaaatgactacaggcttgTCGCCTTGACACCTGtcgtcatgaagtcctttgaacatctcgtgctggaccacctcaagagcgtcacaggtcccctgctggaccccctgctgTTTGCCTACctagcgaacaggtctgcggatgatgcagtcaacaccTCGACAGtccagggacctacgcgaggatcctgttcgtggacttcagctcagcgttcaacaccgtcatccctgaactcctttcatcgaagcttctccagctcagcgtctcacctgccatctgccagtggatttacagctttctgacgggtaGGACACAACACAGtgtcagcactggggcgccccaaggttgtgtcctctctccgctgctcttctctctctacacgaacgactgcaccacagcgtacccggctgtcaaactcctgaaatttgcagacgacaccactgtcatcggcctcatcaaggacggtgacgagtctgcatattgacaggaagtcgagcggctggagctgtggtgcggctgacacaaactggagctgaacacgctcaagactgtagagatgatcgtggacttcaggaggcatccttcgccacagctgcccctcacgttgtccagctgccttgtgtcaaccggcaagatcttcaagttcctgggaattacagtctctcaggacctgaagtgggcgaccaacatcaactccgtcctcaaaaatgcccagcagaggatgtacttcatgtggcttctgagaaagcacagcctgccacaggagctgctgaggcagttctacacagcggtcatcgaatcagtcctgtgttcttccatcacagtgtggtttggtgctgctacaaaaaaggacaaactccgactgcaacggacaatcaaaactgctgaaaggattgtcggtaccccctacccacccttgaggacttgcacgctgccagaactaagagaagagcgtgcaaaatcttctcggaccctccacatcccggtcaccagctcttccggctccttcactcaggtaggcgctaccgatcaatgcaaactagaactagcagacattccaacaacttcttccctcttgcaatcaacttcttaaacacctaacctacaattccattacaacatgctggtaatgttttgacttgagtttgttgtcacatttctgtggggccaattatatcttactcgtgcactcactgtagtagtctcgccacgctgcactatttgcatatctgttgttgaccaatactggccactcatgccagagtagcatctgctccatttgcacactgactgaggagtatctgcagcatttgcacaatcaacattgtcccagattatcacactactcgcttgaagtctcggcgccctttgcacaatggtcattgcaccgcactattagtctttcgaactgctctaagtgatagaggactctgcatctttttgcacaattgtcaaaaaaaaaatatatatataccggcattaccagataacgagcaaccctttattgctcagtgactgttttttctcaatatcttaatgtctcaaaagtgttctctgtcaattgactgtctgttgtcatactagagcggctccaactaccagagacaaattccttgtgtgttttttggacatacttggcaaataaagatgattctgattctgaatgtgTGCATGAATCTGTGAATGTGAGCCTTTGCCAAGTACTGAGGGCACTGTGATGTtatagataaagcgctatatacagtaagtgcactccattttccaTTTACTTTCTCACAAAATTAGGACGCTTAGTCGTCAAGATGGAGTCCATTGATAGGTAGCTTTGGTATCGGACTGCATTAGTCTTATCTGTCCTTTTACTGTATAGATGTTTGTGTATTTACACACTTGTGCAGGAGGACGGTTTTGAACTTATCTCTTGTGTGGTAAGAGCATGATGTGCCATTTAGCAGAGATGTAAGATATTGAAAAAGCTCTCCAAATACATGGACAGTGCACGCATACATGCTCTTACACAAAAGCTGGAGGGTGAAGTATCATACAATACAGCTATGTCAGCAATCAGGTATAGTAATACATGTTGCCGGTATAGCTTGTGTGATGTTGTTTCTGTGCACACACCACACTTGTGTACAGGACATACTGTACTGCAGCATAGCTGTATCGAGTAAACCACATGCTGCACCATGCTCGCTCAACCGCAACTCTCATTACTTTCCACTGCGTTAGCTCAACGTTGGAGGTCatgacaagtgttttttttctttctttatttatttttttccctcaaagtgTTACATTATATTTTGCGCGGTGCGACAGACTTGATGACACGCTTTTGCACTAACACCACCGAGGCATGCTGTTGTGTACTGTGTGTTATGGTGTAGGGTTACCTGGTGGCGAAGAGGCTGGATCACGGCTCAGACATGAGCTGCAGTACTTGCCGTCATTGACCGTGTCGCCTTTGTGCACGTCAGGGCAACTGTAGACAAAATTAAGCCATTTGtttccaaatgaaaaataataacaggCTCCCTTTTTATCCCACACTATCAGACAATGAAACATGTTAAtgcttaatatatatatatatatgtcactaTGAGGCTGTAAATctgtaaaaagaaagaaaattgtaaCTCCTATTTACAGTGAAATATAATGTGTACCACTACTGCTACCAATACTACCGATCCTGCTATTACTACTACTGTTACTACAGTACTATCACTACTTGTTTCCTTAAAAAAGCACAAATTCTATTcataatgaaatataaaaatgtgtacCACTAGCCTTCTCCTACACTTGTAAAACAGTGCatcttaataaaaataaacaagttaaCAAAACGTTAAACCTGTAAAGCAGTTAGAATCAGTCATTCCCTAATATTAACCTGActcaaaaacaaatttgtaGTAACTCACTTGTTATGAGTACAATACAATTTTTGAGCATTTTAAGTAGGCCTAATGATGACTCCTATTTTTTCCCAATAGCTTGTTTCACTTTGTAAATATAAgtcatataaaaacaacaattgcaAAATTAACCAgccactattttattttttttggtggcaGTTTTGCTTGTCCTCATCTAATGTCCATTTTTGAGTTATGAACTGAACAAGCAAACCTTGTGCgttataaaatgaaaacaaaaattaaaaaacctgTGGAATCTACCCAATAAATAGGGTAAGAATTTGCTGCCACTTTAATTGGGTAAATTTAATTAGGCAacccaattgcaaggcacatactgCATACggtagacaaacaactattcacactctaCGGACACTTTAGAGTCATTAgttgtctttaatgaacctaacatgcttctttttagaatgtgggaggaagctgaagtacctgaagaaaatgtttaatcatttaGAGTGAGTAAAAACCAAGAACTAAATGCGTACGAAAACGTAATACAGTCATATCATGTGTTtgcactgtcagagaggtattaatataattatataactACTATTATGGTTGTCCacaatattcatttaaaaatgcagAATGACGAGAGGCATCTCTTGTAATGCAGTGTACCTAATCTAGTGGCCTGTGAGTGTATAACTTCCTTTCAACCACAGGATAAATACTGTGAAGTCGTTCGGGCTTAACGGTGGTTTTAAGTTTTGCGTTGCATTGAAGTGGGAGGAAGAGGATCATTCAGCGAAACAAAGTAATAGTTGTTTTTTCCACAAAGTTCAAAAACAGTTTCACagagtgtaaaataaaaaaatgttgcactTTTTGCAGCGCAAAAGGGTTTTGGTGGGTGGAAAATCTTGATTTGTGCAAAGGAGGGGAGAAATGTAGGGGACTCCCCtagacccacacacacacacacacactattaggGTATTACAGTGTGGAACAATTAACAGTGCACATTGATTCAAAACAATTCATTAAGAGTGTTACGCCTGTTTCGAGCCATGgtagacaataataataataaaaacattattttcattcGTAGTTCAGATTTTTGGGTTTGTTCATTTTCTCTGTAATAGACATCATGCGCCGGCACATGTCGATGAGTCAGGTATTGTAAAGCTCTTAAGGGGAAAATCAAGCAAATTAGGGGAAATGTAATAATAGCACAACCTGAGGAAAAAATAGACTGATGATTAATAACGTTTCAGGCAAAAGGAAAATGAAGGGAATGGCCGTGTAAGGGACTGCTgccaaattcttttttttaaatgacataaaTATGGTTTATGAATTATATACtacatataaaatgtatattaatgTCAGTATGATATGCATCCTATATTATACAGTCGGACAGACGGTGCATATGCGCTGACTTACCTGATCTCACTGGTCTTGTCTGCCTTCTGTCTGGCCTTTTTTCTCATCCCCTGCAGGCGGCCTGTCTCGATGTTAGCCGCCGTCCCCATGTTGCCGACGTAAAGATGTTGTGCGTAGTGCGGATGCAAGCTTGCCACTACAGAGTGCTGAGGAGGGGACTGGAAATGGGCTCCTAGCAGAGGGAAGATGCGGGCTGTTGGGAAGGCGGTGGCGTGTGCTGCAGGGACCGGCTGGGGGTGAGCTCCCATTAAGGTGAAGGAGTTCTCGGCTATGCGTCTCAAGGTGCTTACAGAGTTCCACATGTTGTTTGGGATGGTCCAAGGAGAGGAGGACAAGTTGGAAGATGAGCTGGTGATGACGCTCTCTCTACTGGAAGTCGACAATCTGGACTTTTCTCTTGCCTCTTCTGCAGTTATGCTCGCTGTGATGTTTTTGACCACAGAAGTCTCTTGCAGTTTCTCCTCTTTGTGTCTCTTTTTCTTGACCTCCGCTTCCTCATCACTCTCACTATTTCCTTCGTGTCTTTCGCCCATTTCTCCCGTCCTGTGGAGGAGTGCGTCCAAGTGGCGCCGGCACTGCTCCTCCAATGTTTGCATCTCCAAAAACTGAGCGGCTTCGAGCAGGTGCCACAGGTCGTCCTCGGATACCTCCAGACTCTGCGTGTAGGCGAAGTCCAGGACCTGCTGGAAGGTTCTGGCTGAGAGATCATCCAATGTACAGCGGACCTCCTGGTCTGTTTCCGCCTGGGCGAGTTTCTTTGCAAGTCTCCTGCTAGCACAGGCCAGCACCAGCCGATGAGCCTTAAAAGTCTGGTTCTTCACTGAGATGAGGGCATCGCACAATGAACCCGAGCGGCGTAAAGCGTTGGCTCGATGCAGGAAATGGAAGTATTGAGTGTTGTCGAGTCGGATCATCGCGGAAGTGTGTtgtaatgttctaagcaatgtGGAAAGACAAAAGAACagacaaggaaaaacaaacattgtgttGAGATGGATCATGTTGCTAGGTTGATAACTAAGAGGTGCCATTTTGGCTGAAAATACCACGTACCTCTCATATTCACCAAAAACTACTCTCACTCACCCAAAAAACTCTcaagtgcaaaaacaacaacaagaaaaaaccctcacacacacacaaaaaaaactcactctCAGTTGCCGGCAACAGACTGAGTGATGGACTTACTGCATACTGGAGCCAGTCAACATTCAAGTTTTGACATGGTTTCCGTTTACACACACAATTTTGGACATTTGCATAAAATGGTCTCACTCAGACAAAGGTTTCACAcaggattttctttttgtatttctgtgtgtgtgtgtctgagggTTTATTGTTTTCGTAAGATGATTTAGGTGTAtaagataactttttttgataTGCATGAGCCTTTTGGGGACGTGAGAGAGTTTTTGTTTGTGAGAGATAATTTTTTGGCATGTGAGGACATTTTTTGCCCAGTGTTGCCGACTTTTTTAGTGTCTGTGTgagtttttgggggggtgaaTATGAAAGGTTTTTTGCTGTGTATGACTTTTTGGAAAGTGAGAGAGGTTttctttggaaaatatttttcaatgagTTATAAGTTTTTTGGGTGAGTATGTGTAATTTGGTGTTTGGGAGCTTCTTTGGtaacaatgatttttttggggggtgagtGAGAGAGTTGTTGTGAGaggtaaattttatttttagcatttacTACACTTCACAGCTACCAGGTTGCATGTAGAActtaacaaaaaaagcaaaatgaagaAATTGAGTCAAAAGTGGGTAGTTAAAAATccaacaacaagaaaacaatACTGGTAAAAACATTAAGTAAATAATACAAAGATATGTCTTATATTGTCCATAGGGCAGACATTTTTCTGtggcaaaaaaatgtttaggcTACATATTAGGTAAACTAcagtttttctttctgttaGTGTTTGACATATTTatcttttcttcatttcaacACCAGTATTTTAATCATGCAATCGGAACAAtttaagatttattttcatcattagAAAGATAACAATTGCTTATCATGTAACAACTCCTCAATCAAATAGTATTGGGGCCACTCTgaaaagaagggggggggggggaaacaatatTAGGAGAATAACATAATTgattgaaaagggaaaaaaagtcataatcacgagaatgaagtgaaaataaagttgtagttttacgataaaagaaaaactgaattttacaacaataaagtcataacattatgaaaaaatgtcatatttttaccagaataaactaagaagaaaatgacaaatgttacAGGTATAAACTTACAATATTAGaacaaaagtcataattttataagtaattatttaatttaagtaATTGTAGTATGTAAttaactttttcacattttatctttatttataaAGTATATTGTATTATAACGCTTCCAATTGTGTGTTATTCCTACATTTGTGCTCCTTCACAGTGCTGGTCCATTTGGAAACGAGACATTTTGTGCAGCCACCTTACCAGGAAATTTTAGTTTGCAGTAAATTAtcttaccaaatatggttccttgcctGATAGGACATATCCATTCAAATCCTATGCAAACATTTGGTGgtactctttttttatttttatcttttataaaCATACTATTTCAACAGGCTTGATATGTGCCCTTTTTTTTCACTGGCAGTCATATCTGATGTTTGAGTGTGGGCTATTGGACTTGTGACAAATTTCACAATCTGTGCTCACCTACACGCTATAAAGTCATAGAAGTACCCGTGACTAGTAAATCCGCAACACATAACTAACATTGTAATCAACATTTAGAGAGCACAGACATCTAATTCAGAATTGAACTGGGCTTCAATGATGATAATTAAATGCATAAGAAAAGGCAATATAATCTGTTGCATGAACGGCTGCGAGCCAAATGAACTTTTACGATGATGCAGCGGGTGATGGGCCGCGTTCGCTGTAC
The genomic region above belongs to Phyllopteryx taeniolatus isolate TA_2022b chromosome 6, UOR_Ptae_1.2, whole genome shotgun sequence and contains:
- the zbtb32 gene encoding zinc finger and BTB domain-containing protein 16; translation: MIRLDNTQYFHFLHRANALRRSGSLCDALISVKNQTFKAHRLVLACASRRLAKKLAQAETDQEVRCTLDDLSARTFQQVLDFAYTQSLEVSEDDLWHLLEAAQFLEMQTLEEQCRRHLDALLHRTGEMGERHEGNSESDEEAEVKKKRHKEEKLQETSVVKNITASITAEEAREKSRLSTSSRESVITSSSSNLSSSPWTIPNNMWNSVSTLRRIAENSFTLMGAHPQPVPAAHATAFPTARIFPLLGAHFQSPPQHSVVASLHPHYAQHLYVGNMGTAANIETGRLQGMRKKARQKADKTSEISCPDVHKGDTVNDGKYCSSCLSRDPASSPPGEACGRCRLFVTDCESKSNGQDLRGERPYQCQHCPKKFSLKHQLDTHHRIHTGEKPFECRLCGQRSRDFSAIIKHLRTHGGASPYRCTLCLEFCSSLVAMQSHVKSHPVHDFPPGWSIRRTYLYTSHITQH